The genomic stretch GCATATTGATTGGAAGCATTTATAGTGTGGTGGTGATGAAGCTCAATCTGACTACTGGACTGGTCCCAAATCTCAATGTCTCAGCTGCCCTTCTTGCATATGTATGCATACAGACATGGACTAAGGCTCTGCAAAAGGCCAATATTGTCTCAACTCCTTTCACCAGACAGGAGAACACGGTTATTCAGACATGTGCAGTTGCATGCTACAGCATTGCAGTGGGAGGTTAGAAAGTTTTCGTCTTTCAGCTGTTCTTAGTGACGGGTTTTGTTTAATTCTTATTGGTTTTTGATTAAACTAAAGTATTGTTTAAGGCGGTTTTGGATCTTATCTTCTGGGATTGAACAAGAAGACATATGAGCAGGCTGGGATTGATACAGAAGGAAATGTACCTGGGAGTTACAAGGAACCTGAACTTGGTTGGATGATTGGTTTCCTTTTTGTTGTTAGTTTTGTTGGGTTATTAGCCTTGGTTCCTCTCAGAAAGGTGTGTGTGTTTTCTGCCTAAATGTCAGCATGTATACCTCGACTTTTGCTAATGTtgtttcaatgttttttttttttttttttttttttttttttttttttttttttttttttttttNNNNNNNNNNNNNNNNNNNNNNNNNNNNNNNNNNNNNNNNNNNNNNNNNNNNNNNNNNNNNNNNNNNNNNNNNNNNNNNNNNNNNNNNNNNNNNNNNNNNNNNNNNNNNNNNNNNNNNNNNNNNNNNNNNNNNNNNNNNNNNNNNNNNNNNNNNNNNNNNNNNNNNNNNNNNNNNNNNNNNNNNNNNNNNNNNNNNNNNNNNNNNNNNNNNNNNNNNNNNNNNNNNNNNNNNNNNNNNNNNNNNNNNNNNNNNNNNNNNNNNNNNNNNNNNNNNNNNNNNNNNNNNNNNNNNNNNNNNNNNNNNNNNNNNNNNNNNNNNNNNNNNNNNNNNNNNNNNNNNNNNNNNNNNNNNNNNNNNNNNNNNNNNNNNNNNNNNNNNNNNNNNNNNNNNNNNNNNNNNNNNNNNNNNNNNNNNNNNNNNNNNNNNNNNNNNNNNNNNNNNNNNNNNNNNNNNNNNNNNNNNNNNNNNNNNNNNNNNNNNNNNNNNNNNNNNNNNNNNNNNNNNNNNNNNNNNNNNNNNNNNNNNNNNNNNNNNNNNNNNNNNNNNNNNNNNNNNNNNNNNNNNNNNNNNNNNNNNNNNNNNNNNNNNNNNNNNNNNNNNNNNNNNNNNNNNNNNNNNNNNNNNNNNNNNNNNNNNNNNNNNNNNNNNNNNNNNNNNNNNNNNNNNNNNNNNNNNNNNNNNNNNNNNNNNNNNNNNNNNNNNNNNNNNNNNNNNNNNNNNNNNNNNNNNNNNNNNNNNNNNNNNNNNNNNNNNNNNNNNNNNNNNNNNNNNNNNNNNNNNNNNNNNNNNNNNNNNNNNNNNNNNNNNNNNNNNNNNNNNNNNNNNNNNNNNNNNNNNNNNNNNNNNNNNNNNNNNNNNNNNNNNNNNNNNNNNNNNNNNNNNNNNNNNNNNNNNNNNNNNNNNNNNNNNNNNNNNNNNNNNNNNNNNNNNNNNNNNNNNNNNNNNNNNNNNNNNNNNNNNNNNNNNNNNNNNNNNNNNNNNNNNNNNNNNNNNNNNNNNNNNNNNNNNNNNNNNNNNNNNNNNNNNNNNNNNNNNNNNNNNNNNNNNNNNNNNNNNNNNNNNNNNNNNNNNNNNNNNNNNNNNNNNNNNNNNNNNNNNNNNNNNNNNNNNNNNNNNNNNNNNNNNNNNNNNNNNNNNNNNNNNNNNNNNNNNNNNNNNNNNNNNNNNNNNNNNNNNNNNNNNNNNNNNNNNNNNNNNNNNNNNNNNNNNNNNNNNNNNNNNNNNNNNNNNNNNNNNNNNNNNNNNNNNNNNNNNNNNNNNNNNNNNNNNNNNNNNNNNNNNNNNNNNNNNNNNNNNNNNNNNNNNNNNNNNNNNNNNNNNNNNNNNNNNNNNNNNNNNNNNNNNNNNNNNNNNNNNNNNNNNNNNNNNNNNNNNNNNNNNNNNNNNNNNNNNNNNNNNNNNNNNNNNNNNNNNNNNNNNNNNNNNNNNNNNNNNNNNNNNNNNNNNNNNNNNNNNNNNNNNNNNNNNNNNNNNNNNNNNNNNNNNNNNNttttttttttttttttttttttttttttttttttttttttttttttttttaattgttgtaTGGCATAGATCATGATAATAGATAAGAAACTGCCTTATCCAAGTGGAACTGCAACTGCTGTTCTAATCAATGGGTTCCATACCCCAAAGGGAGATAAGATGGCCAAGTATGAAAGTTATTGAAAACGTCATTTTATGGAAATGAATCTAGTTTTGAATGACTGTAACATAAAAACGAAACACTGTCAATTCCAGGAAACAAGTTCATGGGTTCATGAAATTCTTCTCGATCAGTTTCCTGTGGAGTTTCTTTCAGTGGTTTTACTCTGGGGGAGACCAGTGTGGATTTGCAAACTTCCCACTGTTCGGGTTGAAAGCTTGGAAGCAATCGTATGTACTGATTCTCTCGTCTTCACAAGAATGAATCAGTTGTGTAACTATATCTGCTTCAATCTTGACTCCCTTGAACAATTGAATTCTGCAGATTTTACTTCGATTTCAGCATGACCTACATAGGTGCAGGAATGATTTGCTCCCACCTCGTAAATTTGTCTCTGCTTCTTGGAGCTGTTCTGTCTTGGGGGATTATGTGGCCCTTGATTCTCGAACGCAAAGGATCTTGGTTCCCAGCAACTTTATCCGAAAGCAGCATGAGGAGTCTGACTGGTTACAAGGTGTGTAGTTCAACTTTCATACTTCCTTCGGTGGACTGCTATTACTTAATGCATATGCCATAACCCGCCATTTTTGGCTTACAATGCAGGTTTTTGTTTCGATTGCTCTGATCCTGGGGGATGGTCTCTACAATTTTCTCAAGATACTCGTTTTCACTGGTAGAAGCATATACACCGCCCTGAACAAGAAGAATTCTAGAACAAGTAAATTCTTCGTATAAATCTCTTCTTCCTTTTGTCAAGTTTAATCGGTTCTTTACTTGCTACTGTTAGAATGAGCCTCTTGATGATGCCACTGACCGTGTTTGCCACATAGCAGTTCCAGAAGGCGAGAATGAGCCCCTTGATCATCTACAAAGAAACGAAGTGTTCATTAGAGGCAGCATTCCCTTGTGGGTAGCGTGTGTTGGGTACATGTTCTTCTCTGTTATCTCCATCATAGTAATTCCAATCATGTTCCCCGCTTTGAGGTGGTACTATGTTCTTGTTGCTTACGTTCTTGCGCCATCTTTGAGCTTCTGCAACGCGTATGGGGCTGGTCTGACTGACATGAACATGGCATATAATTATGGCAAAGTGGCTCTCTTTACACTAGCTGCTCTGTCTGGGAAGGAAAATGGAGTAGTTGCTGGGCTTATCGGATGTGGGCTCATAAAATCCATTGTTTCGACATCCTCTGATCTGATGCACGATTTCAAGACAGGCCACCTCACGCTCACTTCACCTCGATCAATGCTCGTTAGCCAGGGCGTTGGGACTGCAATTGGCTGCGTGGTAGCTCCTCTCACGTTCTTCCTCTTCTACACCGCCTTTGACGTAGGGGACCAAAACGGGGAGTACAAGGCGCCTTATGCTCTCATATACAGAAACATGGCCATCCTAGGCGTCGAAGGCTTCTCTGCTCTCCCCCGCCATTGCCTACAGCTTTGTTATGGCTTCTTCGCCTTTGCAGTATCTGCCAACCTGACGAGAGACGTAGCCCCAGAGAACGTCAGGAAATGGGTCCCTCTTCCAATGGCTATGGCTGTTCCCTTCCTCGTCGGGGCTTCCTTCGCCATTGACATGTGCGTTGGAACCTTGATCGTATACGTATGGCACAAGCTTAACGGTAGGAAAGCCGATCTAATGGTCCCTGCAGTGGCATCAGGCCTGATATGTGGTGATGGATTATGGATTCTCCCATCAGCAATACTTGCATTAGCCAAAATCAAGCCTGGAATCTGCATGAGCTTCTTCCCAACAAAGACCTCTTGAAAATCCACCTCAGATTCTGCAATTTCGACAACAATATCACTATACCAGACTGTCATATACAGATAATACCTGCTAGTTTTACTCAACAAACGTTGTAATAGCGTAAATAGGAACAGCAAATGTACCTAACTTTGATGCCAAATGAAAGTGCAACTGATACAAGAAACATTCCCTGACTCTCCCTTTTCGTTTTCCTGTTGATGATGGCGATTGGAAAAGTAAGAAAACGAAAAAACTTATCTGATACAAATTAGCTTGTTGAAATATCAAAAGTTGAGAACACAAGTTGTGGTATAATGGGATAAGCATAAAGGAATTAGATGATATGATAAGATAAGAAAGAAGTCACCTTAGTGGAAAGCACGGTTGCCTCGTTCATCAGCCAAGAGGGCAAGAATCTTTCATCCTCGCCTTCAAATATGGAATGCAATCATGCTGGAGCCAACCAGTCACAAGTAGTGGTTTGTGAAAGCTTTTCGACAACAGAAATGATTTTGCAATCACCACAGGTTTCCACAGTTTGAAAAAATCCAACCAGACCAAGCCATTAATCATGAAAACGATGTGTTCCAGAGAGTGACGATGAAAAAAAGAACAGACAAATGATGTTTTGTCTGGAGGGTGGGGTGTCACCATCCACCTTAGTTTCCATCCCCACAGTCCACACCTGGCAGTGCTCTTACCACTACTCCACTAGAACAACAACTATTGCTTTTCCCCCCTTTCATTCGTTCTTTCTAGAAGCCTTTAAGGTGTCTCATTCACTCACTCACTCACATGTTTTATCAACAGAGAACTTCACTTCCATCCTCAAAAGACTTTACATCTAATATCTAATACTAACAGAGAAGATTTGGGTTTTTCCCCAAATTATTCTGGTTCAGGTTGTGTGAAATACACAAGCACAGTAAAGACCTGCACTAAAATTAGACCAAGATGGAGTAAAGAACTGCATCCAAGTGTCCAATAAGCATTTGGATTATAGCTTACTGACTGAAAACAGCAGTGTCTACTGTCTAGTCTGCTATAGAAACTTCAAAATACAATGCTTAGCAGGTCTCGGGAGAGCTCTCTCGGGTCCAATTGAAACTCGAATCCAGAAGGAAGAGCTCTCTCGGGTACAATTGAAACTCAAATCCAGAAGGAAGAGCTCTCTCGGGTCCAATTGAAACTCAAATCCAGAAGGAAGAGCTCTCTTGGGAACTCGAATCCAAAAGGAAGAGCTCTCTCGGGTCCAATTGAAACTCGAATCCAAAAGGAAGAGCTCTCTCGAGTCCAATTGAAACTCGAATCCCAAAGGAACTAGGTATGATGCACAACAATACTCCTAATTAATCAAGTTAAAAGGCCAATGTTACTATTTGCAGTATAAATCTTGAATATGCAACTCAGAAAACTTGTTTGCCTGAAACAAATGAATGATTAAAGGATCCATTGCCCTAAACAAATGAAGAATTACATACCTAATACCTACTGAGCATATTTTCCTCAACTAGCACTGCCAATCAAGAGCTCATCAGCTTGAGCAGTTCAAGACAGTAAAACTTATTCAAACTGAAGCTGCTGAATTCACAGAACTTCAACTCTCATATACAAAATTAAGGAATTCAAGCATTCAAGAGAAGAGAGCACAAGTTAAAGAATCAAGAGATCAAGAAAATGGCACTTGAATTCTCATATCTCAATCCATTTGCTTAATTGCAAGATGGGAATAAGCTACAGCCAATTTAATCACACAAACAGATTCCCAAAGACTAGCTAACTTTTCTGAATTTTTCAACTGTTCAAAGTTATTTAGGTACACAAAATAATTACAGCTTCAATAGCAGAGAGGAGAATACAAGATTGAATGTTTCTTTTCCATTATGGTGTCAATCAATGAAACCTGTTTTCTGAAAAACGGCGTTGCGAACACGCCGCAAATCTCTCCCTTTGAGCGTCCGTCCAACGCCTTCGAAGACGGAGAACGTCACGTGCGACCTAGCCACGATCACGTGCGGCGGCACCATTTCCTCATCCTCGTCGTCGAGCTCATCTTCCGCTTCCGCTTCCTCGCACCGTTCCATTTCTCCGGCGCCGGCGGTGTTCTTCTTCGCCCACACCGGCACGTTCACGGGCGCCGACTGGTGGAACTTCGCGACGCCGTGGGAGCTGGGACGGGAATTCACCGCCGGAATCACTCTCGCCGCCGAGGCGGCGGCGGAGAAGGAAGGATTGAGGGTGGATTTGCGGCGCACGAGATTCCCGCAGTCTCCGGCGAGCGCTGCGGAGAGGCCGGACGTGGACGGCTTGAAGTGAGTGTGAGCACGGTGGAGGCCGGGCGGCGGAGGCGGAGGAGGGGCGGCGTAGGCGAAGTTTTCGGGGGAGTAGTCGGCGGACCAAACGACGTCGCTCTCGTCGAGCTCGAGCGGGTCGGAGTCGGGTTGTTTGAGAAGACCCATGAAGCGGAAGGATGAGGACGACGGCGAGATGTTGCTTTGCAGAGCAGCCATGAAACTGTTGTTGACTCACGCCCGCCTATCCTCAACAAAcacctttttatattttattttctaccgcggagtaataaattaattattctctttttttttactgCACGCATAATTCTGCACCAATTAT from Ipomoea triloba cultivar NCNSP0323 chromosome 12, ASM357664v1 encodes the following:
- the LOC116000050 gene encoding metal-nicotianamine transporter YSL2-like isoform X2, whose product is MRSTSKEGGGEIQGGDLEQVTEQPWDVKSIPPWTKQITIRGIVASILIGSIYSVVVMKLNLTTGLVPNLNVSAALLAYVCIQTWTKALQKANIVSTPFTRQENTVIQTCAVACYSIAVGGGFGSYLLGLNKKTYEQAGIDTEGNVPGSYKEPELGWMIGFLFVVSFVGLLALVPLRKIMIIDKKLPYPSGTATAVLINGFHTPKGDKMAKKQVHGFMKFFSISFLWSFFQWFYSGGDQCGFANFPLFGLKAWKQSFYFDFSMTYIGAGMICSHLVNLSLLLGAVLSWGIMWPLILERKGSWFPATLSESSMRSLTGYKVFVSIALILGDGLYNFLKILVFTGRSIYTALNKKNSRTIPEGENEPLDHLQRNEVFIRGSIPLWVACVGYMFFSVISIIVIPIMFPALRWYYVLVAYVLAPSLSFCNAYGAGLTDMNMAYNYGKVALFTLAALSGKENGVVAGLIGCGLIKSIVSTSSDLMHDFKTGHLTLTSPRSMLVSQGVGTAIGCVVAPLTFFLFYTAFDVGDQNGEYKAPYALIYRNMAILGVEGFSALPRHCLQLCYGFFAFAVSANLTRDVAPENVRKWVPLPMAMAVPFLVGASFAIDMCVGTLIVYVWHKLNGRKADLMVPAVASGLICGDGLWILPSAILALAKIKPGICMSFFPTKTS
- the LOC116000050 gene encoding metal-nicotianamine transporter YSL2-like isoform X1; translation: MRSTSKEGGGEIQGGDLEQVTEQPWDVKSIPPWTKQITIRGIVASILIGSIYSVVVMKLNLTTGLVPNLNVSAALLAYVCIQTWTKALQKANIVSTPFTRQENTVIQTCAVACYSIAVGGGFGSYLLGLNKKTYEQAGIDTEGNVPGSYKEPELGWMIGFLFVVSFVGLLALVPLRKIMIIDKKLPYPSGTATAVLINGFHTPKGDKMAKKQVHGFMKFFSISFLWSFFQWFYSGGDQCGFANFPLFGLKAWKQSFYFDFSMTYIGAGMICSHLVNLSLLLGAVLSWGIMWPLILERKGSWFPATLSESSMRSLTGYKVFVSIALILGDGLYNFLKILVFTGRSIYTALNKKNSRTTVPEGENEPLDHLQRNEVFIRGSIPLWVACVGYMFFSVISIIVIPIMFPALRWYYVLVAYVLAPSLSFCNAYGAGLTDMNMAYNYGKVALFTLAALSGKENGVVAGLIGCGLIKSIVSTSSDLMHDFKTGHLTLTSPRSMLVSQGVGTAIGCVVAPLTFFLFYTAFDVGDQNGEYKAPYALIYRNMAILGVEGFSALPRHCLQLCYGFFAFAVSANLTRDVAPENVRKWVPLPMAMAVPFLVGASFAIDMCVGTLIVYVWHKLNGRKADLMVPAVASGLICGDGLWILPSAILALAKIKPGICMSFFPTKTS
- the LOC115999615 gene encoding uncharacterized protein LOC115999615; amino-acid sequence: MAALQSNISPSSSSFRFMGLLKQPDSDPLELDESDVVWSADYSPENFAYAAPPPPPPPGLHRAHTHFKPSTSGLSAALAGDCGNLVRRKSTLNPSFSAAASAARVIPAVNSRPSSHGVAKFHQSAPVNVPVWAKKNTAGAGEMERCEEAEAEDELDDEDEEMVPPHVIVARSHVTFSVFEGVGRTLKGRDLRRVRNAVFQKTGFID